The Gemmobacter aquarius genome contains the following window.
AAGACCGGCCGCTTCGCCTCATGCTTCCCCCGGCGGTCGTCTCGCGTCATCGCGCGGCGCTGGAATGGCCCGCAACCTACCTCTGCCCCGCCCATGTGGGCAGCGCCCGCGCCCTTGGCCTGTGGGCAGCCTGCAAGGCCACGGGGCGGTCCTTCGACGGGGCACTCAAGGCGCGGGCCACCATGCACCGATCGGTGGCTTACAGACTACGGGACAAGGGCCTGTCGCTGGTGAGCGTGGGCCTTGCCCGCGACGGAGTGCTGGTTGACGTTGCCGCATAGGCTTGGCAGGCGGTGGGCAGGCGATGTAGCCTGCCCTTCTGCCCGTGGGCGAACTGGTGAAGCCATATGGTCGATAGGCCTAGGATTGGGGGTTCGAATCCCCCCGGGCAGTCAAAAGGCGGGCCGGATAGACCGGCCCGCCAGGTAACATGCCGGGTAGCGCAAAGGGCCGCCCGGTGATCCGGGCGGCGCATGTGTTTCGGGTGTGCTCAGGCGTTCAGAAGAGCGACTTCCTCGACCAGCTTGGCGACGCGCGGGAAGTCGTCGTCATTGATCTGGTCAAGCGCCCAAAGACCGCCCGTCACGCCCCTGTAGATCATCAGGGAACGCGCCTTGAGGGCGAGGTCGTCGCGGCTTGTCGAAGGGATATCCATGACACGGTGCCACGCCGCATAGCTGGCGTCGATGACCGCAGGCTCTTCGGACAAGGCCGCCGCCCGGTTCGCCTCAACGAATGCGTCAAAGGCAGCGGTTACAGTGGTCGCATTCATGGCTTCACCTCGTAATGTTGAACGTCAGGCAAGCATCGGCGGCTGCTGAAAATCTGTCAAGTTATTGTTTTTGTTGGTTTTTATCCAACATTTTGACGGGCTTTCTGCGGAGAAGTTGGTTTTTATCCGGCAAAATCCGCGATGCAGCGCACAAACGGGCGGGCGATGTTGGATTGTATCCAACATCGACTCGGTCACACCGCAGCGCGACACGGTGCGACAGGCTGTCGCACCAAAGAGGCAGTCAGCCGTCGGCTCCTACCGTTTTCATGTTGGCTCTGTGATTGGCTAGCGGCGCGTGCCGCGATCAATAAATCGCAGTAAAAACAAGCACATATGCATGATATTGGCGCACCCAGAAGGATTCGAACCTTCGACCTCTGCCTTCGGAGGGCAGCACTCTATCCAGCTGAGCTATGGGTGCGCGCTGTGCGAACCGATTACCGAAAACGGCGGTCGGTTGCAACGCCTTACCGCATCAGCCGTTGAAAAGTTCGTTCGCCAGTTCCAAGGCCGACACCAGCGCATCGACCTCGGCCTTTGTGTTGTAAAGCCCGAACGACGCACGGCATGTCGCGCCAACGCCCATATGCTCCATCAGCGGCATCGCGCAATGCGTTCCGGCCCGAACGGCGATCCCGCGTTTGTCGAGGATGGTCGAGATGTCATGCGCATGCGCCTGCCCCGCCAGCGTAAAACTGAAGATCGCGCCCTTTGTTTCGGAATTTCCCTGCACGTTCAACCAGTTCAGCCCCGCCAACCGGCTGCGGGCATAGTCGCGCAAATCCCGCTCATGCGCTGCGATATTTGCCATGCCAAGACCCATCATGTAGTCCAGCGCCACGCCAAGCGCGATCTGGGACACGATGCTGGGCGTGCCAGCCTCGAACTTCATCGGCGGATCGTTCCATGTCACCGCATCGCGGCCAACCTCGCGGATCATGTCACCGCCGCCGATGAACGGCCGCATTTCCGCCTGCCGCTCGGCCCGTACGTAGATCGCGCCCGATCCGGACGGCCCATAAAGTTTATGCCCCGTCACGGCATAGAAATCGCAGCCAATCGCCTGCACATCGACCGGCATATGCACCGCCGCCTGCGACCCGTCGACCAGCACGGGCACGCCCTTTTCGCGC
Protein-coding sequences here:
- a CDS encoding cysteine desulfurase, whose amino-acid sequence is MYDVDAVRGDFPILSRQVNGKPLVYLDNGASAQKPQVVIDAITQAYSMEYANVHRGLHYLSNLATERYEGVRGIVKRFLNAASEDEIIFNSGTTEAINLVSYAWAAPRLQAGDEIVLSIMEHHANIVPWHFLRERQGVVLKWVDCDTNGDLDPQAVIDAIGPRTKLVAVTHMSNVLGTVVDVAAICRGAREKGVPVLVDGSQAAVHMPVDVQAIGCDFYAVTGHKLYGPSGSGAIYVRAERQAEMRPFIGGGDMIREVGRDAVTWNDPPMKFEAGTPSIVSQIALGVALDYMMGLGMANIAAHERDLRDYARSRLAGLNWLNVQGNSETKGAIFSFTLAGQAHAHDISTILDKRGIAVRAGTHCAMPLMEHMGVGATCRASFGLYNTKAEVDALVSALELANELFNG